ACCTCGAAGTGCACTGATGCGGACAGCTTTTTTCCTTGTTCAAATGCTGGATGGTTTTGCTACGACAAAAGACAATGCAGACGGGTTAATTCCACAGTTGTTGCTTGAGTCCGGATTTATAGA
The DNA window shown above is from Effusibacillus lacus and carries:
- a CDS encoding class I SAM-dependent methyltransferase, which gives rise to VLSSLFFHHLTRENKSRTLAEVHRVLKPGGEIHIADWGRPRSALMRTAFFLVQMLDGFATTKDNADGLIPQLLLESGFI